Proteins encoded within one genomic window of Panicum virgatum strain AP13 chromosome 1N, P.virgatum_v5, whole genome shotgun sequence:
- the LOC120654342 gene encoding E3 ubiquitin-protein ligase UPL3-like: METRSSSRKRAAAAAASSSSSASKRFRPNTRRNSSAAGPAPAPAPAPAPSMEPSPSSRRRSRAAAAAADKGKDPDPASSDPSPPAPDDDSDAPFPQSFSSASTALQGLLRRLGAGLDDLLPSSSSSAPSSATSAHLKRILAGLQAHGDESRQLQSLMQLCEMLSIGTEDSLAAFPVDAFVPILVGMLGREDEPATAGASPDVMLLAARALANLVDVLPSSCSAVVHYGAIQCFCARLLTIEYMDLAEQSLQALKKISLEHPTACLRAGALMAVLSYLDFFSTGVQRVALSTAANICRKLPSDASEFVMEAVPLLTNLLNHHDSKVLEHASVCLTRIAEAFTHHPEKLDELCNHGLVAQAASLISVGNSSGQASLSTSTYTGLIRLLSVCASGSLLAVKTLLLLGISGTLKDILSGSGLISGTSVSPALTRPADQMFEIVSLADDLLPHMPARVINLPTYYHSYKSSSAKKSASIKQDGAGSTENERSGRERLLREHPELLQQFGMDLLPTVTQVYGSSVNAPIRHKCLSIIGKLMYYSSAETIQSLLGTTNISSFLAGILAWKDPQVLIPALQIAEIMMEKLPETFSKLFVREGVVHAVESLICSESSNTLPSQVPPQDKDNDSAMPSRSRRQRRRGGAVPAENSSLDESNSSNLGVACSTTSTSEVPNTSLRFAVSDHAKSFKDRYFPTDSNSNDIGVTDDLLKLRALCSKFNTAIENAKTKAKGKSKAISADCFDISIDVEEQLDEVISEMLAELSKVNGVSTFEFIRSGVVTVLLDYLSCGTFGKEKVSEGNLPQLRQQVLRRYKSFICVALSIDHERDGTPMALLVQKLQSALSSLERFPVVLSQSSRIGIGGSRLTSGLSALAQPFKLRLSRAQGEKSLRDYSSNIVLIDPFASLAAVEEFLWPRVQRSEVASKPTVPSVNNSESGVPGTTAGASLTAATAHSGLRPTTRSKSSAASSGTSKKDAPNESTSTAKGKGKAIVKPNSDESKGPNTRNAARQKSVSEKDSEMKRAHGHSSSEDEELDTSPVEIDDALMIDDDDISEDDDDDHEVLQEGSLPICSQDGVHDVKLGDADESNIGSASFSQTQLSSGSIARNTSNRGPDSSEFRSASTFGSRGAMSFVAATMAGLASVGGRSVRGSRDRRGLSLGGSINDNNKLIFTAGGKQLSKHLTVYQAIQRQLMLDEDDEERFNGSDLSNDGNRFWGDVFTITYQKADNQAEKGSQGGSTSLNSKSDSLRSISEAQGVSLLDSILQGKLPCDLERTNSTYNILALLRVLEGLNQLSPRLRAQGASDDFAEGKIKTLDELYRTGAKVSSEEFVNSKLTPKLARQMQDVLALCSGSLPSWCYQMTKACPFLFPFETRRQYFYSTAFGLSRALNRLQQQQSDNHSSGGEREVRFGRLQRQKVRVSRNRILDSAAKVMEMFSSQRAVLEVEYFGEVGTGLGPTLEFYTLLSHELQSAKLGLWRSTTPYDSGLQIDMNDVINLDPEDSLSGKKLSSDLPDDGRHLIQAPLGLFPRPWPPKADASEGSRFFKVLEYFRLIGQVTAKVLQDGRLLDLPLSTAFYKLILGQELDLFDIVSFDSEFGKTLQELRVLVERKKFLESTPGENQLEVADLRFRGAAIEDLCLDFTLPGYPDYVLKEGEGSAIVNIYNLEEYVTLLVDATVKSGIKRQVEAFRSGFNQVFDISSLQIFSPQELDYLICGRQEIWEPESLVDNIKFDHGYTAKSPAIVNLLDIMAEFTPDQQHAFCQFVTGAPRLPPGGLAALSPKLTIVRKHPSSAVNTSNSTGATESADDDLPSVMTCANYLKLPPYSTKEIMRKKLLYAILEGRGSFDLS, translated from the exons ATGGAAAcacgcagcagcagccgcaagcgcgcagccgccgccgccgcctcctcctcctcctcagcctCCAAGCGCTTCCGCCCCAACACCCGCCGCaactcctccgccgccggccccgcccccgccccggccccggcccctgcCCCCTCGATGGAACCCTCCccgtcctcccgccgccgctcccgcgctgccgccgccgccgccgacaaggGCAAGGACCCCGACCCCGCCTCCTCCGacccctctccccccgcccccgACGATGACTCCGACGCCCCCTTCCCCCAGTCCTTCTCCTCCGCCAGCACCGCTCTCCAGGGCCTCCTCCGCAGGCTCGGCGCCGGTCTCGAcgacctcctcccctcctcctcctcctccgccccctcctcggCCACCTCTGCGCACCTCAAGAGGATCCTCGCCGGCCTGCAGGCCCACGGCGACGAGTCGCGCCAGCTCCAGTCCCTCATGCAGCTCTGCGAGATGCTCTCCATCGGCACCGAGGACTCGCTTGCCGCCTTCCCCGTCGACGCCTTCGTCCCCATCCTCGTCGGGATGCTCGGCCGCGAGGACGAGcctgccaccgccggcgccagcCCCGACGTCATGCTGCTCGCTGCCCGGGCCCTCGCCAACCTCGTCGACGTGCTCCCGTCCTCCTGCTCCGCCGTCGTGCACTATGGGGCCATACAGTGTTTCTGTGCTCGACTGCTAACCATTGAATACATGGACCTCGCTGAGCAG TCTCTACAAGCTCTTAAGAAGATCTCTCTCGAGCACCCAACCGCGTGTTTGCGTGCTGGGGCGCTAATGGCCGTCCTATCATATCTCGACTTCTTCTCCACTGGGGTTCAG AGAGTGGCATTGTCAACCGCCGCAAATATCTGCAGGAAGCTGCCATCTGATGCTTCCGAGTTTGTCATGGAAGCTGTCCCTTTGCTCACGAATCTCCTGAACCACCATGATTCCAAG gtactagagcatgCTTCTGTTTGTTTGACACGCATTGCCGAAGCTTTTACCCACCACCCAGAGAAACTTGATGAGCTCTGCAATCATGGATTGGTTGCTCAAGCTGCTAGCTTGATATCTGTTGGCAACTCCTCTGGCCAGGCATCACTAAGTACTTCCACATATACA GGTTTAATCCGTCTTCTCTCAGTATGTGCAAGTGGATCACTGCTGGCAGTTAAAACACTACTTCTGCTGGGGATCAGTGGCACTCTTAAAGATATCCTTTCTGGATctggtttgatttctggaacTTCAGTCTCCCCTGCTCTAACAAGGCCTGCCGATCAG ATGTTTGAGATAGTGAGCCTTGCTGATGATTTGCTTCCACACATGCCTGCGAGAGTCATTAATTTACCAACATACTACCATTCTTATAAAAGCTCTTCAGCAAAGAAATCTGCTTCGATCAAACAAGATGGGGCTGGTTCAACAGAAAATGAAAGATCTGGCCGTGAGAGGCTATTGCGTGAGCATCCTGAACTTCTACAGCAGTTTGGTATGGATTTGTTACCCACGGTGACACAG GTGTATGGTTCTAGTGTAAATGCACCGATACGTCACAAGTGCTTATCCATTATTGGGAAGTTAATGTACTACAGCTCTGCTGAAACAATACAATCCCTCCTTGGCACAACAAACATATCCAG CTTCCTCGCAGGAATACTTGCATGGAAAGATCCTCAAGTGTTGATTCCTGCTCTTCAGATAGCAGAAATAATGATGGAAAAGCTTCCAGAGACATTTTCTAAGTTGTTTGTAAGGGAAGGTGTTGTTCACGCTGTGGAGTCACTTATATGTTCAGAATCCTCCAATACACTGCCTTCTCAGGTACCACCACAGGATAAAGATAATGATTCTGCCATGCCGTCACGTTCTAGGCGTCAACGTAGGCGTGGGGGTGCTGTGCCAGCAGAAAACAGTTCATTAGATGAATCAAACAGTTCCAATCTTGGGGTTGCCTGCTCAACAACAAGCACTTCAGAAGTTCCAAACACCAGCTTGCGTTTTGCAGTTAGCGATCATGCAAAGTCTTTCAAAGATAGATACTTCCCGACGGACAGTAATTCAAATGATATTGGAGTTACTGACGACCTTCTTAAACTGAGAGCACTCTGCTCAAAGTTCAATACTGCAATTGAGAATGCCAAAACAAAAGCCAAAGGGAAATCAAAAGCTATAAGCGCTgattgttttgacatctcaatTGATGTAGAAGAACAATTAGACGAAGTGATATCTGAGATGCTCGCTGAGCTTAGCAAAGTTAATGGTGTTTCCACATTTGAGTTCATTAGAAGTGGAGTTGTGACAGTGTTGCTTGACTATCTGTCCTGTGGGACATTTGGGAAGGAAAAAGTATCTGAAGGAAACTTACCACAGCTTCGTCAGCAGGTCCTTAGGCGATACAAGTCCTTCATATGTGTTGCCCTTTCTATTGACCATGAAAGGGATGGAACTCCCATGGCACTGTTGGTTCAAAAACTACAAAGTGCATTGTCTTCATTGGAACGTTTCCCCGTTGTCCTCAGCCAGTCTAGTAGGATTGGTATTGGTGGTTCCCGTCTGACCTCAGGTCTTAGTGCTCTGGCTCAGCCCTTCAAGTTGCGTCTGTCCCGAGCTCAAGGTGAAAAATCACTTCGGGATTATTCATCAAATATTGTGCTTATCGACCCATTTGCCAGTCTAGCAGCTGTTGAAGAATTCCTTTGGCCCAGGGTTCAACGCAGTGAGGTTGCTTCGAAACCTACAGTTCCATCTGTAAATAATTCTGAATCAGGTGTTCCTGGCACCACAGCTGGTGCATCATTAACAGCTGCAACAGCTCATTCCGGTCTTCGTCCAACGACAAGATCAAAATCGTCTGCTGCAAGTAGTGGTACATCGAAAAAGGACGCTCCCAATGAAAGCACTAGTACTGCCAAAGGAAAAGGCAAAGCTATTGTAAAACCAAACTCAGATGAATCAAAAGGACCTAATACGAGGAATGCTGCCCGCCAAAAGTCTGTTTCAGAGAAGGATTCAGAAATGAAGCGAGCGCATGGTCACAGTAGCTCTGAG GATGAAGAGCTTGATACATCTCCCGTTGAGATTGATGATGCTTTAATGATCGATGATGATGACATTTCAgaggatgacgatgatgatCATGAG GTTCTCCAAGAAGGGTCTCTTCCCATCTGTTCTCAAGATGGTGTGCATGATGTGAAATTGGGTGATGCTGATGAGTCTAACATCGGCTCAGCCAGTTTTAGCCAGACGCAGCTGTCATCTGGTTCCATTGCTAGAAACACATCTAACAGGGGACCAGATTCTTCTGAATTCCGAAGTGCAAGCACATTTGGTTCACGAGGTGCAATGTCATTTGTTGCTGCAACAATGGCTGGGCTAGCTTCTGTTGGTGGTCGCAGTGTTAGAGGTTCCCGAGATCGGCGTGGTCTGTCACTTGGAGGTAGCATTAATGATAACAATAAACTCATATTCACTGCTGGTGGGAAGCAGCTCAGCAAACATTTGACGGTGTACCAAGCTATCCAACGTCAACTGATGCttgatgaggatgatgaagaAAGGTTCAATGGATCTGATTTATCAAACGATGGAAACCGCTTCTGGGGTGATGTGTTCACAATAACATACCAGAAGGCTGATAACCAAGCCGAGAAGGGATCCCAAGGGGGTTCCACCTCATTGAACTCAAAATCAGATTCTTTAAGGTCTATCTCTGAAGCACAGGGAGTTTCTCTTCTTGATAGCATCTTACAAGGAAAACTTCCTTGTGATCTTGAGAGAACAAACTCAACATACAACATTTTAGCACTATTACGTGTACTGGAGGGGCTTAATCAGTTATCCCCTCGCTTAAGAGCACAAGGTGCATCTGATGATTTTGCTGAGGGGAAAATCAAAACCCTGGATGAGCTATATAGAACTGGAGCCAAGGTATCCTCTGAGGAGTTTGTCAATAGTAAGTTGACGCCAAAGCTTGCTCGGCAAATGCAGGATGTTCTTGCACTCTGTAGTGGCAGTTTACCTTCTTGGTGTTATCAAATGACCAAGGCCTGCCCATTTCTGTTCCCTTTTGAGACAAGGAGGCAATACTTCTACTCCACAGCCTTTGGGCTGTCACGAGCATTGAATCGACTTCAGCAACAGCAGAGTGACAATCACAGCTCTGGTGGTGAAAGAGAGGTTCGGTTTGGCAGGTTACAACGCCAGAAAGTTCGTGTTTCCCGTAATCGTATTCTGGATTCTGCTGCTAAAGTTATGGAGATGTTCTCCAGTCAGAGGGCTGTTCTTGAGGTGGAATACTTTGGTGAAGTTGGAACTGGGCTGGGGCCTACTTTGGAGTTTTATACTCTCTTAAGTCATGAGCTACAAAGTGCTAAGCTGGGGCTATGGAGATCTACTACTCCATATGATTCAGGATTGCAAATTGATATGAATGATGTGATTAATTTAGACCCTGAAGATAGCTTGTCAGGAAAAAAACTCAGCTCAGATTTACCAGATGATGGCAGACATTTGATACAAGCTCCTCTCGGATTGTTTCCTCGGCCTTGGCCACCTAAAGCCGATGCTTCAGAAGGTAGCAGATTCTTCAAAGTTTTGGAGTATTTCCGGTTAATTGGTCAAGTAACAGCAAAAGTCTTGCAAGATGGCAGACTTTTAGATTTGCCTTTATCAACAGCATTTTATAAGCTTATACTTGGACAG GAGCTTGATTTGTTTGACATAGTCTCATTTGATTCTGAATTTGGGAAGACATTGCAAGAACTGCGAGTTCTTGTTGAACGAAAGAAGTTCCTTGAGTCCACTCCTGGCGAGAATCAGCTAGAAGTTGCAGACTTGCGATTCCGTGGTGCTGCTATTGAAGATTTGTGTTTAGATTTTACTCTTCCGGGTTATCCTGATTATGTTCTGAAAGAGGGTGAAGGAAGCGCAATT GTTAACATTTACAACTTAGAAGAGTATGTTACTTTGCTAGTGGATGCTACAGTTAAGTCGGGGATAAAGCGACAGGTTGAGGCATTTAGATCAGGGTTTAATCAG GTGTTTGACATCTCATCCCTCCAAATATTTTCACCTCAAGAACTTGACTATCTAATATGTGGCCGACAAGAAATTTGGGAG CCGGAATCCCTGGTGGATAACATAAAATTTGATCATGGGTATACTGCTAAAAGTCCTGCGATTGTGAAT ctactcgatataatGGCGGAATTCACCCCTGATCAGCAGCATGCGTTCTGCCAGTTTGTAACTGGTGCTCCTCGCCTTCCACCCGGTGGTTTGGCAGCCCTTAGCCCCAAGCTTACTATTGTTAGGAAG CACCCTTCAAGTGCGGTAAATACTTCAAATTCAACTGGGGCGACAGAGTCCGCAGATGATGATTTGCCTAGTGTGATGACGTGTGCTAATTATCTGAAGTTGCCCCCCTACTCCACAAAA GAAATCATGCGCAAGAAGTTGCTTTATGCAATCCTGGAAGGGCGAGGATCATTTGATCTTtcataa